Proteins from one Nicotiana tabacum cultivar K326 chromosome 23, ASM71507v2, whole genome shotgun sequence genomic window:
- the LOC107811293 gene encoding uncharacterized protein LOC107811293 codes for MTIQSQLQQNYNEIMHQQERSALWKLEKWSMVEERIMKQKARAKWIQLGDANTKYFSVVMKDRNHRKQIKELTTLEGRKINQLGEIKEEAIRFYKSLMGTTERNLPVVNRMVMKKGPTLSQEQRQLLCAEVTKQKVHEGLKGIEEDKAPGIDGYNVVFYKTNYGTLLAEFIPGRKIGDNIIMAHELIKGYTRKHMTPRSWVMECVKTINYTIMVNGEQTDLFNAEKGLRQGDHVSPFLFAIAMEYLSRILKKMTEKQQFHYHPRCAKLEITHLCFADDLLIFSRGDISSVTEILNSFN; via the exons ATGACAATTCAGAGTCAGCTGCAGCAGAATTATAATGAGATCATGCACCAACAAGAAAGGAGTGCATTATGGAAACTAGAGAAATGGTCAATGGTTGAAGAAAGAATTATGAAGCAGAAAGCAAGAGCTAAATGGATACAACTGGGGGATGCAAACACAAAGTACTTCTCAGTTGTAATGAAGGATAGGAACCACAGGAAACAGATAAAAGAATTGACAACTTTGGAGGGAAGAAAGATTAATCAACTAGGAGAGATTAAAGAAGAGGCCATTAGATTCTATAAGAGCCTAATGGGAACAACTGAAAGGAACCTTCCAGTAGTAAACAGAATGGTAATGAAGAAGGGACCAACACTGAGTCAAGAACAAAGACAGTTATTATGTGCAGAAGTCACAAAGCAAAAAGTACATGAGGGTCTGAAAGGCATAGAGGAAGACAAGGCCCCAGGAATTGATGGGTATAATGTTGTGTTTTACAAAACAAACTATGGCACATTATTG GCTGAGTTTATTCCAGGAAGGAAAATTGGTGACAACATCATAATGGCTCATGAATTAATCAAGGGATATACAAGGAAACATATGACACCAAGAT CTTGGGTGATGGAATGTGTCAAAACTATAAATTACACTATCATGGTGAATGGAGAGCAAACAGATCTCTTCAATGCTGAAAAGGGACTCAGACAAGGAGACCATGTGTCTCCATTTTTATTTGCAATTGCAATGGAATATTTGAGTCGAATCCTAAAGAAGATGACAGAGAAGCAACAATTCCATTATCATCCTAGATGTGCAAAGCTGGAAATAACTCATCTATGTTTTGCAGATGATCTGTTGATATTTTCCAGAGGTGATATTTCTTCAGTAACTGAAATACTTAACAGCTTCAATTAA